Genomic segment of Vibrio celticus:
AAGAGCAACAAGAGCAAGAAGCGGCTGAACTTGCAGCAGTAAGCAGCATCGCTCACACTCGATAAGAACGTCATTCGAACTAATTAACCTTCCGGGCCTTTAATTTGTATCTATTCGATAGCCTCAAAGACGTTGCCCAAGAATACCTAACAGAGCCTCAAATTGAGGCTCTGCGTCAATCTTATGTGGTAGCGAGAAATGCCCATGAAGGGCAAACCCGTTCAACGGGTGAACCATACATAATCCACCCTGTTGCTGTTTCAAGAATCCTGGCAGAAATGCGTCTGGATATCGAAACTCTGCAAGCCGCCCTACTCCACGATGTAATTGAAGATACTGAAGTTACAAAAGAGGAGCTGGAAGCTCAATTCGGCAATACCGTTGCTGAACTGGTTGATGGTGTATCTAAGCTGGATAAGCTTAAATTTCGTGATCGCAAAGAAGCGCAAGCAGAGAACTTCCGTAAGATGGTTCTCGCCATGGTGCAAGACATCCGCGTTATCTTGATCAAATTAGCTGACCGTACTCACAACATGCGCACGCTTGGGGCACTTCGTCCTGACAAGAAGCGTCGTATTGCTCGTGAAACCCTAGAGATCTATTCTCCGCTAGCTCACCGTCTTGGTATTCATAACATCAAGACCGAACTAGAAGAGCTGGGCTTCGAAGCCCTCTACCCTAACCGTTATCGCGTACTGAAAAACGTAGTGAAAGCTGCGCGTGGTAACCGTAAGGAAATGATCCAACGTATCCATAGCGAAATCGAAGGCCGCCTTGAAGAAGTCGGTTTGCCTGCTCGCGTACTTGGTCGTGAAAAGAACCTGTTTTCCATCTATAACAAGATGAAAACCAAAGAGCAGCGCTTCCACACCATTATGGACATCTACGCTTTCCGCGTGGTGGTTGATACCCCAGATACTTGTTATCGCGTACTTGGTCAGGCTCACAGCCTGTACAAGCCTCGTCCTGGCCGCATGAAAGATTACATTGCGGTACCAAAAGCCAACGGCTACCAATCTCTGCACACGTCAATGATCGGCCCTCACGGGGTGCCAGTTGAGGTTCAGATCCGTACTGAAGACATGGATCAAATGGCAGACAAAGGTGTCGCGGCGCACTGGTCTTATAAAGGCAACGGCTCACGCAGCAGTAATGGCACAACCGCACAGGTTAAAGCACAACGTTGGATGCAGAGCTTACTTGAGCTGCAACAAAGCGCGGGTAACTCATTCGAATTCATTGAAAACGTTAAGTCTGATCTGTTCCCAGATGAGATCTTCGTGTTCACGCCGAAGGGTCGCATTGTCGAACTTCCGGCAGGCGCAACAGCGGTCGATTTTGCTTACGCGGTGCATACCGACGTCGGCAACATGTGTGTAGGTGCTCGTGTAGACATGAACCCTTACCCACTCAGCAAATCGCTGAAGAATGGCCAAACCATTGAGATCATCAGTGCTCCGGGCGCACGTCCAAATGCAGCATGGCTCAACTACGTAGTGACATCACGTGCACGTACTAAGATCCGTCAGGTTCTGAAAACCATGCGTCGTGAAGAGTCGATTACCCTTGGTCGTCGTCTACTGAACCACGCACTTGGCGAGCACTCTATTACCGATATCGGCCAAGAGAACGTTGAACATGTATTGTCTGATCTTCGTCTCGACAGCATTGAAGACTTGCTAGCGTCAAT
This window contains:
- the spoT gene encoding bifunctional GTP diphosphokinase/guanosine-3',5'-bis pyrophosphate 3'-pyrophosphohydrolase, yielding MYLFDSLKDVAQEYLTEPQIEALRQSYVVARNAHEGQTRSTGEPYIIHPVAVSRILAEMRLDIETLQAALLHDVIEDTEVTKEELEAQFGNTVAELVDGVSKLDKLKFRDRKEAQAENFRKMVLAMVQDIRVILIKLADRTHNMRTLGALRPDKKRRIARETLEIYSPLAHRLGIHNIKTELEELGFEALYPNRYRVLKNVVKAARGNRKEMIQRIHSEIEGRLEEVGLPARVLGREKNLFSIYNKMKTKEQRFHTIMDIYAFRVVVDTPDTCYRVLGQAHSLYKPRPGRMKDYIAVPKANGYQSLHTSMIGPHGVPVEVQIRTEDMDQMADKGVAAHWSYKGNGSRSSNGTTAQVKAQRWMQSLLELQQSAGNSFEFIENVKSDLFPDEIFVFTPKGRIVELPAGATAVDFAYAVHTDVGNMCVGARVDMNPYPLSKSLKNGQTIEIISAPGARPNAAWLNYVVTSRARTKIRQVLKTMRREESITLGRRLLNHALGEHSITDIGQENVEHVLSDLRLDSIEDLLASIGLGELMSIVIARRLLGDADELTEVKNNSDAPRKKLPIRGAEGLLLTFANCCHPIPDDHIIAHVSPGRGLVVHRETCPNVRGYQKEPDKYMAVEWSDDYNQEFTAELQVDLQNHQGALAELTNVISKTGSNIHGISTEERDGRLYTVTILLTTKDRVHLASIMKKLRVMPHALKVRRRKN